The following proteins come from a genomic window of Natrinema saccharevitans:
- the metG gene encoding methionine--tRNA ligase produces the protein MSHEDFPTENPAVVTCGLPYANGDLHIGHLRGYIGADAFSRALETLGQETAYVCGSDMHGTPVAVNAEQQGVDPEDFALDWHEQYEETFPKFNVDFDNYGHTHDETNVETTQEIVRTLDEEGYVYEKEIQVAYDPEADQYLPDRYVEGTCPYCGAKARGDECDEGCQRHLEPGEVEDPTSTITGNPAEYRERTHKFFEVSEFADFLTDFLDGLEGTSNARNQPRQWIEDGLQDWCITRDMDWGIDYPGQDGDGDDLVLYVWVDAPIEYISSTKQYSERVGKDEYDWEQVWKGDGVSASDASGGSPDEQRESGGEIMHVIGRDIIQHHAIFWPAMLEGAGYNKPRGIAATGFITINGKGLSTSRNRAIWAKEYLEEGFHPDLLRYYLTTTGGLQQDVDFSWDAFQETVNGELVGTVGNFWYRSLLFAYRNYEGTPDADVSTEVAERIEDAIDEVRENVNDYSMRGVGGAATELAQFGNEYIQRNEPWKLTDDDPEEAAQVIRDCVQIAKAVAVLLEPITPDKSQALWEQIGEDGDIADARLEDALEAPPRDFDEPGELFEKIEDDRVDELTAKLEERVAAASDDGDAESETENDEAAAEEAGGMADTTDLEPLADERIGFEDFQELDIRVGRIESAEGIEGADDLARLEVDIGFETRQIVAGIKQLHDLDELPGEKCVLLANMEKAELFGVESDGMILAAGEEADLLTTHGDAAVGEKIK, from the coding sequence ATGAGCCACGAGGACTTTCCGACGGAGAATCCCGCCGTCGTGACCTGCGGGCTCCCCTACGCGAACGGGGACCTCCACATCGGTCACCTGCGGGGGTACATCGGTGCGGACGCCTTTTCACGCGCGCTCGAGACGCTGGGACAGGAGACGGCCTACGTCTGCGGGTCGGACATGCACGGCACGCCGGTCGCCGTCAACGCCGAACAGCAGGGCGTCGATCCGGAGGACTTCGCGCTGGACTGGCACGAGCAGTACGAGGAGACGTTCCCGAAGTTCAACGTCGACTTCGACAACTACGGCCACACCCACGACGAGACCAACGTCGAGACGACCCAGGAGATCGTCCGCACGTTGGACGAGGAAGGCTACGTCTACGAGAAGGAGATTCAGGTCGCCTACGACCCCGAGGCCGACCAGTATCTCCCCGATCGCTACGTCGAGGGGACCTGTCCCTACTGCGGCGCGAAGGCCCGCGGCGACGAGTGCGACGAGGGCTGTCAGCGCCACTTAGAGCCCGGCGAGGTCGAGGATCCGACCAGTACGATCACGGGCAACCCCGCCGAGTACCGCGAGCGCACCCACAAGTTCTTCGAGGTCTCCGAATTCGCGGACTTCCTGACCGACTTTCTCGACGGCCTCGAGGGAACCTCGAACGCGCGCAACCAGCCCCGGCAGTGGATAGAGGACGGCCTACAGGACTGGTGTATCACGCGCGACATGGACTGGGGGATCGATTATCCAGGGCAAGACGGTGACGGCGATGATCTCGTCCTCTACGTCTGGGTCGACGCGCCGATCGAGTACATTTCGAGTACGAAGCAGTACTCCGAGCGCGTCGGAAAAGACGAGTACGACTGGGAGCAGGTCTGGAAGGGAGACGGCGTCTCCGCGAGCGATGCGAGCGGAGGCTCGCCGGACGAGCAGCGCGAGTCCGGCGGTGAGATCATGCACGTGATCGGCCGGGACATCATCCAGCACCACGCGATCTTCTGGCCGGCCATGCTCGAGGGCGCGGGCTACAACAAGCCCCGCGGGATCGCCGCGACCGGCTTCATCACGATCAACGGCAAGGGGCTCTCGACGAGTCGCAACCGGGCGATCTGGGCCAAGGAGTACCTCGAGGAGGGATTCCACCCCGATCTGCTGCGGTACTACCTGACGACGACCGGCGGGCTCCAGCAGGACGTCGACTTCTCCTGGGACGCCTTCCAGGAGACGGTCAACGGCGAACTCGTCGGCACGGTCGGCAACTTCTGGTACCGGTCGCTGCTCTTTGCCTACCGCAACTACGAGGGCACCCCCGACGCCGACGTCTCCACGGAGGTTGCGGAGCGAATCGAGGACGCGATCGACGAGGTTCGCGAGAACGTCAACGACTACTCCATGCGCGGGGTCGGCGGAGCGGCGACCGAACTCGCGCAGTTTGGCAACGAGTACATCCAGCGCAACGAGCCCTGGAAGCTCACCGACGACGACCCCGAGGAAGCCGCACAGGTCATCCGCGACTGCGTCCAGATCGCCAAGGCCGTCGCCGTCCTGCTCGAGCCGATCACGCCCGACAAATCGCAGGCCCTCTGGGAGCAGATCGGCGAGGACGGCGATATCGCCGACGCCCGTCTCGAGGACGCCCTCGAAGCCCCGCCGCGGGACTTCGACGAACCCGGCGAACTCTTCGAGAAGATCGAGGACGACCGCGTCGACGAGCTGACCGCAAAGCTCGAGGAACGCGTCGCGGCGGCGTCGGACGACGGGGACGCCGAATCGGAAACCGAAAACGACGAGGCCGCGGCGGAGGAAGCCGGCGGTATGGCAGACACCACAGACCTCGAGCCGCTGGCCGACGAACGGATCGGGTTCGAGGACTTCCAGGAACTGGACATTCGGGTCGGCCGGATCGAATCCGCCGAGGGGATCGAGGGCGCGGACGATCTCGCGCGCCTCGAGGTCGACATCGGGTTCGAGACGCGACAGATCGTCGCGGGGATCAAGCAACTGCACGATCTCGACGAACTGCCGGGCGAGAAATGTGTCTTGCTCGCGAACATGGAGAAAGCCGAACTGTTCGGCGTCGAATCCGACGGGATGATCCTCGCCGCGGGCGAGGAGGCAGACCTGCTGACGACTCACGGTGACGCCGCCGTCGGCGAGAAGATCAAGTAA
- the mfnA gene encoding tyrosine decarboxylase MfnA, translated as MQIEPQAFDRVLSSMCTEPHPAARDAAERFLATNPGDPGTYPGVSELEDDAIAMLSEIAGLEEPAGYITSGGTEANIQAVRIARERADSRTPNVVMPESGHFSFQKAADLLGIDLRIVPTDDDHRADLGAVRAAVDGDTAAVVGVAGTTEYGRVDPIPELGEIAHSVDATLHVDAAWGGFVLPFTDYEWNFDHAAVDTMAIDPHKMGQAAVPSGGLLVRDAALLDELAVDTPYLESTSQATLTGTRSGAGVASAVAAMEELWPAGYRRQYARSQNNAEWLADALEKRGYEVADPTLPLVAADVPRSTFDALRAKGWRISRTASDELRVVCMPHVTREMLASFIGDLDRLEVRASVPITSDD; from the coding sequence ATGCAAATCGAGCCGCAGGCGTTCGACCGGGTTCTCTCCTCGATGTGTACGGAACCCCACCCGGCGGCGCGCGACGCGGCCGAGCGGTTTCTCGCGACCAACCCCGGGGATCCGGGCACCTACCCCGGCGTCTCGGAACTCGAGGACGACGCGATCGCCATGCTGAGCGAGATCGCCGGGCTCGAGGAGCCGGCGGGCTACATCACGAGCGGCGGTACGGAAGCGAACATTCAGGCGGTCCGGATCGCTCGCGAGCGGGCCGACAGCCGGACGCCGAACGTCGTCATGCCCGAGTCGGGCCACTTCAGCTTCCAGAAGGCCGCGGACCTGCTCGGGATCGACCTCCGGATCGTTCCGACCGACGACGACCACCGGGCCGACCTCGGGGCCGTCCGGGCCGCCGTCGACGGGGACACCGCCGCGGTGGTCGGCGTCGCGGGGACGACCGAGTACGGCCGCGTCGATCCCATTCCCGAGTTGGGCGAGATCGCACACTCGGTCGACGCGACGCTGCACGTCGACGCCGCCTGGGGCGGCTTCGTGCTGCCCTTTACCGACTACGAGTGGAATTTCGACCACGCCGCGGTCGACACGATGGCGATCGACCCCCACAAGATGGGCCAGGCCGCCGTTCCGTCAGGTGGCTTGCTCGTCCGCGATGCGGCCCTGCTCGACGAACTCGCCGTCGACACGCCCTACCTCGAGTCGACCTCGCAGGCGACCCTGACCGGCACCCGCTCGGGCGCGGGCGTCGCCAGCGCCGTCGCCGCGATGGAGGAGCTGTGGCCGGCGGGGTACCGCCGGCAGTACGCCCGGTCGCAGAACAACGCCGAGTGGCTCGCCGACGCCCTCGAGAAACGCGGCTACGAGGTCGCCGATCCGACGCTGCCGCTGGTCGCGGCCGACGTCCCCCGATCGACCTTCGACGCGTTGCGGGCCAAGGGCTGGCGGATCTCGAGAACCGCATCCGACGAACTGCGCGTGGTCTGTATGCCCCACGTCACCCGCGAGATGCTGGCGTCGTTCATCGGCGATTTAGACCGGCTCGAGGTGCGTGCGAGCGTGCCGATCACGAGCGACGACTAG
- a CDS encoding GNAT family N-acetyltransferase, translating to MSPDSDTDPAIEIRRATHDDYDAVADFTGEIWPDRGGDYIPAIYHDWLEDEPGRGKKTFLAEIDGEAAGIVQAVMLSADEAWFQGMRVAADYRRRGVSHRLNEATFEWARRQGATVGRVMIFSWNAASLGAARASGFEPLTEFRFAHPDPDPDAVGPHAVSSDPTDAWRYWTHSDARAHLHGLGLAPEESWAVRELTRDDFQQLADDTAVFAVEGEAGLAGTAYRSRTYERPVDGDESNGSSDDETERWAEYGVAAWDGVEAARSLFAAIARDAADCDAEQTRVLIPETARFVTDAPAAGVDIAEEPDFVLGVDLTATR from the coding sequence ATGTCACCCGACTCGGATACCGACCCCGCAATCGAGATCCGTCGCGCAACCCACGACGACTACGACGCCGTCGCCGACTTCACGGGCGAGATCTGGCCCGACCGCGGCGGCGACTACATCCCGGCCATCTACCACGACTGGCTCGAGGACGAGCCGGGACGGGGCAAGAAAACCTTCCTCGCCGAAATCGACGGCGAGGCCGCGGGAATCGTCCAGGCCGTCATGCTCTCCGCGGACGAGGCCTGGTTCCAGGGAATGCGCGTCGCGGCCGACTACCGCCGGCGGGGCGTGAGCCACCGGCTGAACGAGGCGACCTTCGAGTGGGCCCGCCGGCAGGGCGCGACCGTTGGCCGCGTGATGATCTTCTCGTGGAACGCGGCCTCGCTGGGCGCGGCGCGAGCCAGCGGCTTCGAGCCGCTCACCGAGTTTCGCTTCGCCCATCCCGACCCCGACCCGGACGCCGTGGGCCCCCACGCAGTCTCGAGCGATCCCACCGACGCGTGGCGCTACTGGACCCACAGCGACGCTCGCGCGCACCTGCACGGACTCGGCCTCGCGCCCGAGGAGTCGTGGGCCGTCCGCGAACTCACGCGTGACGACTTCCAGCAGTTGGCCGACGACACGGCCGTCTTCGCCGTCGAGGGCGAGGCCGGACTCGCCGGAACGGCCTACCGCTCGCGGACCTACGAGCGGCCGGTCGACGGCGACGAGTCGAACGGCTCGAGCGACGACGAAACCGAACGGTGGGCCGAGTACGGCGTCGCCGCGTGGGACGGCGTCGAGGCCGCTCGCTCGCTGTTCGCCGCGATCGCTCGCGACGCGGCCGACTGCGATGCGGAACAGACGCGCGTGCTGATTCCCGAAACCGCCCGGTTCGTCACCGACGCGCCCGCTGCGGGCGTCGATATCGCCGAAGAACCGGACTTCGTGCTGGGGGTCGACCTGACGGCGACTCGCTGA
- the pyk gene encoding pyruvate kinase gives MRNAKIVCTLGPASNDRDTIRELAEAGMSVARLNASHGSREDRAALIDRVRAVDEARTEPVAVMLDMQGPEIRTAPLPEGETVTLETGTEIRFVEGETATPETVGLSLSIDAVEPGDRILLDDGLIETTVLENEGEGIRARVDTGGDLGGRKGVNVPGVELDLDVVTESDRQDLELAAAKEVDFVAASFVRDADDVYEVDEVLEAAGVDIPVIAKIERAGAVDNLDEIIDAAYGVMVARGDLGVECPMEDVPMIQKRIVRKCREAGRPVITATEMLDSMVTARRPTRAEASDVANAVLDGTDAVMLSAETAIGDHPVAVVDAMDSIVREVEGSEEHAELLEQRVPAAGEARTDALARSARFLARDIDADAVVAATESGYTALKTAKYRPGVPVVASTPSQSVRRQLALTWGVTPLYANVSGQGAGAVVEKAVQAALNAGVAESGDTVVVLCGMMTELEGANTTNMLKVHVAADALTTGQVVVEGRATGPVVHATDGDLSGVPEGAILALPVDFDAEFSSETDRIGGIVNAERGMTGYPAMIARELGVPMISDADVGSLSGGETVTVDAERGVVYGGDIGDSPQRP, from the coding sequence ATGAGAAACGCGAAGATCGTCTGTACGCTGGGCCCGGCGTCGAACGACCGGGACACGATCCGAGAGTTGGCCGAGGCGGGGATGTCGGTCGCACGACTGAACGCGAGCCACGGGAGCCGCGAGGACCGCGCCGCGTTGATCGACCGGGTCCGCGCGGTCGACGAGGCGCGCACGGAGCCCGTCGCGGTCATGCTCGACATGCAGGGGCCCGAGATCCGGACCGCGCCCCTCCCCGAGGGGGAGACGGTAACGCTCGAGACGGGCACGGAGATCCGCTTCGTCGAGGGCGAGACGGCGACGCCGGAGACCGTCGGGCTCTCGTTGTCGATCGACGCCGTCGAGCCCGGCGACCGGATCCTGCTCGACGACGGGCTGATCGAGACGACCGTTCTCGAAAACGAGGGCGAGGGAATCCGAGCCCGCGTCGATACCGGCGGCGACCTCGGCGGCCGCAAGGGGGTCAACGTCCCCGGCGTCGAACTCGATCTCGACGTCGTCACCGAGTCCGACCGACAGGACCTCGAGCTGGCCGCCGCAAAGGAGGTCGATTTCGTCGCCGCGAGTTTCGTCCGGGACGCCGACGACGTTTACGAGGTCGACGAGGTACTCGAGGCGGCGGGGGTCGATATCCCCGTCATCGCGAAGATCGAGCGAGCAGGTGCGGTCGACAATCTGGACGAGATCATCGACGCCGCCTACGGCGTGATGGTCGCCCGCGGCGACCTCGGCGTCGAGTGTCCGATGGAGGACGTGCCGATGATTCAAAAGCGGATCGTCCGGAAGTGCCGCGAGGCGGGGCGACCGGTCATTACGGCGACGGAGATGCTCGACTCGATGGTCACGGCGCGGCGACCCACCCGCGCGGAGGCCTCCGACGTGGCAAACGCCGTCCTCGACGGCACCGACGCGGTCATGCTGTCGGCCGAGACGGCGATCGGCGACCACCCCGTCGCCGTCGTCGACGCGATGGACAGCATCGTCCGCGAGGTCGAGGGCTCCGAGGAACACGCCGAACTGCTCGAGCAGCGGGTCCCGGCCGCCGGCGAGGCGCGGACGGACGCGCTGGCCCGCTCGGCTCGCTTTCTGGCCCGGGACATCGACGCGGACGCGGTCGTCGCTGCGACCGAGTCCGGTTACACCGCCCTGAAGACGGCGAAGTACCGTCCCGGTGTGCCCGTCGTCGCCTCGACGCCGAGCCAGTCGGTGCGCCGCCAGCTCGCGCTCACCTGGGGCGTGACGCCGCTGTACGCCAACGTCTCGGGACAGGGGGCCGGCGCGGTCGTCGAGAAGGCAGTTCAGGCGGCCCTGAACGCCGGCGTCGCCGAAAGCGGGGACACCGTCGTCGTCCTCTGTGGTATGATGACCGAACTCGAGGGGGCGAACACGACGAACATGCTGAAGGTCCACGTCGCGGCCGACGCCCTGACGACCGGCCAGGTGGTCGTCGAGGGCCGGGCGACCGGGCCGGTCGTCCACGCCACTGACGGCGATCTCTCGGGGGTCCCCGAGGGCGCGATCCTCGCGCTGCCGGTCGACTTCGACGCGGAGTTCTCGAGCGAGACCGACCGGATCGGCGGGATCGTCAACGCCGAGCGCGGGATGACCGGCTACCCGGCGATGATCGCGCGCGAACTGGGCGTGCCGATGATCAGCGACGCGGACGTCGGGTCGCTGTCGGGTGGCGAGACGGTCACCGTCGACGCCGAGCGCGGCGTCGTCTACGGCGGCGACATCGGTGACAGTCCCCAACGCCCCTGA
- a CDS encoding SPFH domain-containing protein: MVVQLMPMQALGGALLLVGALLLVLVIAALLSAVEIVDAYEKRALTVFGEYRKLLEPGINFVPPFVSNTYAFDMRTQTLDVPRQEAITRDNSPVTADAVVYIKVMDAKKAFLQVDDYKRAVSNLAQTTLRAVLGDMELDDTLNKRQEINARIREELDEPTDEWGIRVESVEVREVNPSKDVQRAMEQQTSAERKRRAMILEAQGERRSAVEKAEGDKQSEIIRAQGEKQSQILEAQGDSISTVLRARSAESMGERAIIDKGMETLGEIGQGESTTFVMPQELTSLVGRYGKHLSGSDVEADGQELESREFDDETRELIGLDDIAEIIGEIDQEAEMDVEAMEQEAQAIKEGQDTADISDPDEVIEQMDQDFQGQTDGGTGVPSDEAGDDPSASD, translated from the coding sequence ATGGTGGTCCAACTCATGCCGATGCAGGCCCTCGGTGGAGCCCTGCTACTCGTCGGTGCCCTCTTGCTCGTCCTCGTGATCGCCGCGCTGCTGAGCGCGGTCGAGATCGTCGACGCGTACGAGAAACGCGCGCTAACCGTCTTCGGTGAGTACCGGAAACTGCTCGAGCCGGGGATCAACTTCGTCCCGCCGTTCGTCTCGAACACGTACGCGTTCGACATGCGAACCCAAACGCTGGACGTGCCCCGGCAGGAAGCGATCACGCGCGACAACTCGCCCGTGACCGCCGACGCCGTGGTCTACATCAAGGTGATGGACGCCAAGAAGGCGTTCCTGCAGGTCGACGACTACAAACGAGCCGTCTCGAACCTCGCCCAGACGACCCTGCGTGCCGTGCTGGGCGACATGGAACTCGACGACACGCTGAACAAGCGCCAGGAGATCAACGCCCGCATCCGCGAGGAACTCGACGAACCCACCGACGAGTGGGGCATTCGCGTCGAGTCGGTCGAGGTCCGCGAGGTCAACCCCTCGAAGGACGTCCAGCGCGCGATGGAGCAACAGACCTCCGCCGAACGGAAGCGCCGTGCCATGATCCTCGAGGCACAGGGTGAACGCCGCAGCGCCGTCGAGAAGGCCGAAGGTGACAAACAGAGCGAGATCATCCGCGCCCAGGGTGAAAAGCAGAGCCAGATCCTCGAGGCGCAGGGTGACTCCATTTCGACCGTGCTGCGAGCCCGCTCGGCCGAATCGATGGGCGAGCGTGCCATCATCGACAAAGGGATGGAGACGCTCGGCGAGATCGGCCAAGGCGAGTCGACGACGTTCGTCATGCCCCAGGAACTCACCTCGCTGGTCGGGCGCTACGGCAAGCATCTCTCGGGCAGCGACGTCGAGGCGGACGGTCAGGAACTCGAGAGCCGCGAGTTCGACGACGAGACGCGCGAACTGATCGGGCTGGACGATATCGCCGAGATCATCGGCGAGATCGACCAGGAGGCCGAGATGGACGTCGAGGCGATGGAACAGGAGGCCCAGGCGATCAAGGAAGGCCAGGACACGGCGGACATCTCGGATCCGGACGAGGTCATCGAACAGATGGACCAGGACTTCCAGGGTCAGACCGACGGCGGGACCGGCGTGCCGAGCGACGAGGCCGGCGACGACCCCTCCGCCAGCGACTGA
- a CDS encoding winged helix-turn-helix transcriptional regulator yields MTTPDGVDDEKRATLRRFAALGAASPLVGRAGTAAAETGESDARDAIAGYLSTTPGAHFSKIRDDLQLGTGETQHHLRRLEDAGAIERYRDGDYKRYVTAGRFDEFEKRALGYLRRETPRGMLIELLLTPSATAADLADALEVSAPTVSKYAGELEEAGLLSRTDGYAVERPETVLVLVVRHADSFGDRARTLARNADGYLSYQGDAAE; encoded by the coding sequence ATGACGACGCCCGACGGGGTCGACGACGAGAAACGAGCGACCCTGCGCCGATTCGCCGCCCTCGGCGCCGCCTCCCCGCTCGTCGGTCGCGCCGGTACAGCGGCGGCCGAGACCGGCGAAAGCGACGCGCGAGACGCGATCGCGGGCTACCTCTCGACGACCCCCGGTGCCCACTTCTCGAAGATCCGCGACGACCTCCAGCTGGGGACCGGCGAGACCCAACACCACCTCCGCCGGCTCGAGGACGCCGGCGCGATCGAACGCTACCGCGACGGCGACTACAAGCGCTACGTCACCGCCGGCCGGTTCGACGAGTTCGAGAAGCGGGCGCTTGGCTACCTCCGCCGGGAGACGCCGCGTGGCATGCTGATCGAACTCCTCCTGACCCCGTCGGCGACGGCCGCCGACCTCGCGGACGCGCTCGAGGTCTCCGCGCCCACGGTCAGCAAGTACGCCGGCGAACTCGAGGAGGCCGGTCTGCTCTCGCGGACGGACGGCTACGCGGTCGAACGCCCCGAGACGGTGCTGGTGCTGGTCGTTCGCCACGCCGACTCCTTCGGCGACCGGGCGCGAACGCTGGCCCGGAACGCCGACGGCTATCTGTCGTATCAGGGCGACGCCGCCGAGTAA
- a CDS encoding ubiquitin-like small modifier protein 1, whose protein sequence is MPTEWKLFADLAERAGDKHVTVDAGAGDTVGDAFEALLEEAPALEGRVLEDGDLRSQINVLRNGTNVLVEEEGLATVLEEGDELALFPPVSGG, encoded by the coding sequence ATGCCCACGGAGTGGAAACTGTTCGCGGATCTGGCCGAACGCGCCGGCGACAAGCACGTGACCGTCGACGCCGGGGCCGGCGACACCGTCGGCGACGCCTTCGAGGCGCTGCTCGAGGAGGCCCCCGCCCTCGAGGGCCGCGTCCTCGAGGACGGCGACTTGCGCTCCCAGATCAACGTGCTTCGCAACGGGACGAACGTCCTGGTCGAGGAGGAGGGGCTGGCGACGGTTCTCGAGGAGGGCGACGAACTGGCGCTGTTTCCGCCGGTCAGCGGCGGGTAG
- the gatD gene encoding Glu-tRNA(Gln) amidotransferase subunit GatD encodes MNPGDRVRVDRADRTYEGVLLPSSTDEQLVVKLEGGYNVGVDRDEADVAVLAEDVYEIDGTDATGDDAGSEIEFDDDLPTISLISTGGTIASTVDYRTGAVTAQFDAEDVLRAVPDLAGRANYRGRVVANILSENMEPPIWQDLARAVREEIEAGADGVVVMHGTDTMQYSASALSFMLETPVPIVFTGSQRSADRPSSDNVMNAVSAVEAAKSDCAEVVVCMHATESDDRCALHRGTRVRKNHTSRRDAFETVGAAPLGEVDYETETVEFRREYRERGETDLEIAPDLEGDVELLKFTPGMDPAFLDVVEGSDGLILEGTGLGHVHTDLIPRLEELIADGTTVVMTSQCLEGRVCDRVYDTGRDLLEAGVVEAGDTLPGTAKVKLMWALENSDDVEEAMGTSLAGEIQERSVPWA; translated from the coding sequence ATGAACCCAGGCGACCGCGTCCGCGTCGATCGCGCGGATCGTACGTACGAAGGCGTGTTGCTCCCCTCGAGCACGGACGAACAGCTCGTGGTGAAACTCGAGGGCGGCTACAACGTCGGCGTCGACCGGGACGAGGCCGACGTGGCGGTCCTCGCGGAGGACGTCTACGAGATCGACGGCACCGACGCCACGGGCGACGACGCCGGCTCGGAGATCGAGTTCGACGACGACTTGCCGACGATCTCGCTGATCTCGACCGGCGGGACGATCGCCTCGACGGTCGACTACCGCACCGGGGCCGTCACGGCGCAGTTCGACGCCGAGGACGTCCTGCGGGCGGTGCCGGACCTGGCCGGCCGGGCGAACTACCGCGGGCGCGTCGTCGCGAACATCCTCTCGGAGAACATGGAACCGCCGATCTGGCAGGACCTCGCGCGGGCGGTCCGCGAGGAGATCGAGGCCGGCGCGGACGGCGTCGTCGTCATGCACGGCACCGACACGATGCAGTACTCCGCGTCGGCGCTTTCGTTCATGCTCGAGACGCCGGTGCCGATCGTCTTCACCGGCTCCCAGCGCTCCGCGGATCGACCGTCCTCGGACAACGTGATGAACGCCGTCTCGGCGGTCGAGGCCGCCAAGAGCGACTGCGCGGAGGTCGTGGTCTGTATGCACGCCACCGAGTCGGACGACCGCTGTGCGCTTCACCGCGGGACCCGGGTCCGGAAGAACCACACCTCGCGGCGGGACGCCTTCGAGACCGTCGGCGCGGCACCGCTGGGCGAGGTCGACTACGAGACCGAGACCGTCGAGTTCCGACGCGAGTATCGGGAGCGCGGCGAAACCGACCTCGAGATCGCCCCCGACCTCGAGGGCGACGTGGAACTGCTGAAGTTCACGCCCGGGATGGATCCCGCGTTCCTCGACGTCGTCGAGGGATCGGACGGGCTGATCCTCGAGGGAACCGGGCTCGGGCACGTCCACACCGATCTGATCCCCCGACTCGAGGAACTCATCGCGGACGGGACGACGGTCGTCATGACCAGCCAGTGTCTCGAGGGGCGGGTCTGTGACCGGGTCTACGACACGGGTCGGGACCTGCTCGAGGCCGGCGTCGTCGAGGCCGGCGACACGCTGCCGGGGACGGCGAAGGTCAAGCTGATGTGGGCGCTCGAAAACAGCGACGACGTCGAGGAAGCGATGGGCACGTCGCTGGCCGGCGAGATTCAAGAGCGGTCGGTTCCCTGGGCGTAG
- a CDS encoding DUF7312 domain-containing protein — MVDESSGTRDDTDDRTERSVAESDADVGADANRPDSGGGWGVADRSGDSERGDSVRDERTDDDDRIPLDLSDSSDAADADGVDADDEYTPESNSTPIEPGDPDVESALFVLLGAIAMVLVLVRLVMIPLG, encoded by the coding sequence ATGGTAGACGAATCGTCCGGGACGCGAGACGACACCGACGACCGGACCGAGCGGTCGGTCGCGGAGTCCGACGCCGACGTCGGGGCCGACGCGAACCGGCCCGACTCGGGCGGGGGCTGGGGCGTCGCCGACCGGAGCGGCGACTCGGAACGCGGCGATTCCGTTCGGGACGAGCGCACCGACGATGACGACCGCATCCCGCTCGACCTCTCGGACTCGAGCGACGCGGCCGACGCGGACGGGGTCGACGCGGACGACGAGTACACTCCGGAGTCGAATTCGACGCCCATCGAGCCCGGCGATCCGGACGTAGAGAGCGCGCTGTTCGTCCTCCTGGGCGCGATCGCGATGGTACTGGTCCTCGTTCGCCTCGTGATGATCCCGCTCGGCTGA
- a CDS encoding NfeD family protein gives MVESLAGNVPFLLLVAGLVLMVLEAVSPGAHLIVIGVALVGAGLLGVLFAPFANVFVLAVLTLLIGAAAAYVYREFDFYGGKGTGRTTDSDSLAGTTGYVTETVTTRSGEVKLEQGGFAPYYSARTTDGRIEEGSEIIVIDPGGGNVLTVESLDAIGEDEIDRALARDQAETEAADTETDGDAVTDPTDGDLETETETETETETER, from the coding sequence ATGGTGGAATCCCTCGCGGGGAACGTGCCGTTTTTGCTCCTAGTCGCGGGACTCGTGTTGATGGTACTCGAGGCGGTCTCTCCCGGGGCACACCTCATCGTCATCGGCGTCGCGCTCGTCGGTGCGGGGCTACTCGGGGTGTTGTTCGCGCCCTTCGCAAACGTCTTCGTGTTGGCCGTGTTGACGCTTCTCATCGGCGCTGCGGCGGCCTACGTCTACCGCGAGTTCGACTTCTACGGCGGAAAGGGCACCGGCAGGACGACCGACTCGGACTCGCTGGCCGGCACGACGGGCTACGTCACCGAGACGGTCACGACCCGCAGCGGCGAGGTCAAACTCGAGCAGGGCGGCTTCGCTCCCTACTACAGCGCTCGAACCACCGACGGCCGGATCGAGGAGGGGTCGGAAATCATCGTCATCGACCCGGGCGGCGGGAACGTCCTGACCGTCGAGTCCCTCGACGCGATCGGCGAGGACGAGATCGATCGCGCGCTCGCACGCGACCAGGCCGAGACCGAAGCGGCCGACACGGAGACTGACGGCGACGCCGTAACCGACCCCACTGACGGCGACCTCGAAACGGAGACCGAGACCGAGACCGAGACCGAGACCGAGCGGTAA